The Malus sylvestris chromosome 8, drMalSylv7.2, whole genome shotgun sequence genomic interval AAAATCCGCATGAGCATGGAACTATACATGTACAAGTAATTAGTTAAAACCCTAGCCGTATAGACAAAAACTAGAGAAAAATTCTGTATCAGAGCTGCTGGTTTGGCTTTGAGGTTGGCAGCAGTCTTCTTGAAAATCattcttaatttcttctttctctctttctgttTACTTTGTTTGGTGTAGAATTGTCCCTGTGAAATGTTGTAGCTGTCATGATAGTCGTCGTCTTTTGGCCCACGCACACAGTTTACACAAGATTTGGGTCTAGTTACCAATCTCGATATAGAGTTGAAGCTAGAAGCCATGGAAGATGTTAGATTGTGTCGGGATTGGAATTGGCCAAAACAACATTATGGGTTTAGCTGGTGCAATGATATGGCACTTGGATATCCGAAAGATGTGGAGCGGTGACATGATtttatccttttattttgtttttgtttaataattTCCGTGAATTGTCTTGgagtttgattttgatttttctctTTAGGAAAGTTTGCTAGTTTGATTGAGAGTTGCTTGattctaatttttgttttggtgtgCTACCTCTTTTGGATCTATATGTAAAAGGTGGAGCTGTTTGATTTGCAGGATCTTCTTCACTTGGTGTTCTGGATCTTGGCGGTGATTAGGTGATGTGATCGACCCATGTCTGTCGTACTACCTATCCCAATGTATTGTTTGAAATTTTGTTCACACATGAATTTCATGTAACACGAGGTTTAACAGTTCTTTTAACCTATGTAATCTTGCTGTTCCTAATGAGTTCGGACGCTACTCATTGCTTTGCGATTAGTGACActatattgtaatatttttagatGGACCTTTTAGGGATTGAGTTATTCATGATATGTATTTGTAAtaccttttttttcaattaatgaAATATCGTACTCTTCTTCAAAAATATAGTTAgttaaacttttttttgtctAACGATATTTGACATTGAAGAGCAGTGAATCTAAGTTAAGCTACATAATTTAGTATAAAATCGTCATCTATAAGGTTGAACACTAAACTTACAAACTGTAGTATGAAAAAGTttctcaaagaaaaaaaatttatcataCTTTAAAGAGAGTTTTGTAGAGAAGGTGAGAGCAAATGAGCAATTTTGTGTTGGATACCAAACAGTTCTATGCAATTTTATTTTGGactcaaaatctgtttttgaGCCTTAAAGGTTGGATCTGAATTggataccaaacaagccctaaaACTCAAAGTGTTTTCACCCCGCATAAATAAAACCAAAGTATCAGTCAACTCTTATCTCATGATTCAACTGTTAGACGGTTCAAAGAATAAATCAGACGGGTAACGttttttaagaaaagaaaaaggttagtcaatgattttaaattaacttttatgGGATATCTATTTACTTGAAACAAATAATAGGATTGCAATTGGTCGCACATTCAAATTCTTGTCTTTTCAGGTCATGTTTGGTCTTTCTTATGAAAGTCTTTTGCAATTTGTTTGGCAAAATTATTAAGTTTGATTTTCGCTTAATACAATTCAAATTAAATAATTGTTGCTAGTTTATTGTGCAGTTTAACCCATTTATTAAATCATCAATGTATATTACATCGTACGTATTAGAAAAATTATTATctttttaaattgtattttagGCATCAATAATTTTTCTATTTCcctaaatataataatattattttcaaaattgaaatatGTTGATGTAGGTCAACAAATACTATTTTTAGTAAAATGGTTACTATTCAAGTTTTACCATTTCAATTCACTAGAAATATGTTAGTCATTTTCCAAGAGTAGGACAACTAAGATTTGATTGATTTGACTTGAAGATCCATATGCTCTAGTTTTTAGTTAGtaattataaatatatttaaaaaaggaCCAACTAGGGTTGGGCCCACTTTTGAAGGAACCGAACCATACTCGTTTTAAACAGTAATGGGACGGGCCGGACCGGGTAGAAGGATTTTGAGTTTTGTAACCGGACCTGAACCACGAGCCGATTTGAGGCGGGTCCACGGgtccatttttttttagcaTAGTAGCATTGCAACAACACATGAGCTGTTTCACTACGTACCCGGCAAGTGGCGCCTCAACCCCTCTAAGATCACGACTTTTAGATACGGCAACTTATGTAGAACCTCTTCCCGCACCTCTTATTCCGTTTATCCCATAACCCCTTTAATCTTTGCAAACAGCTTCTCCTGAACTTGTGGGTACTTGACTACGTTGGCTATGATCCACTGTAGTGTAGTGGAAGTTGTGTCGGTGTCGGCGTTCAGAAACTCTGAGCAGAGGCTGACCATTTCTCATTCCAAAAGCTTCTGCTTTTCGTTGTCGTCGGGAAGCTCAAGGTCCAGCAGCGTATCAATAATGACAACACAAATTCATCGTCTTTGTTGTCGTTTTTGTTGCCCTATTTTGCCCTGTTTTGTCGTGCTcaaatatgaaggaatttaaTTCAACAGAAGTTTCAAACTCAGtcgattcaaattcaatttagtaaaatatttgaaattggaACATAACAGAGGTTAAGGTTCAAGAATCCAACAAAATCCCTAAatctagaaaaccctaatttaatttttaattctaAATCCCTAGAACGTAATACCTTAAAACTGAAGAGGACCATGAGCAAAGTCATGCACTACAAATATGGGTTTGAGTCATACGGATGAAATGACTAATTTGTCGTTTCGAGTTGTTCGACTTCGTCGTTCATCTCTTTGAGTTCGTCAAAGAGAAAGAGACTGATTTCCAGATAATGAGTCAGGAGGAGAGATCGAGGCCTGATGACAATGGCAGTGGATGGAGTTAGGAAGACATGAGCGAACTAGGAGTAGAGATCGAGGTCTCATGATGATGGTGGTGGCGTACGGAGCTGGGATGGGACGGTGGGAGCGAGTTAGGAGGAGAGATCAAGGAGCTGGGAAGAGAGAACTGAGAGGAGTTGGGAGGAGAGAATAAGACTAGCTTTGACAAAACCAACAAAAGAATAAGAGGAGATCGAGGTCTATTATTCCATGCTAGAAACAGGGTCGGGTCGGGGGCCCGTTCCCTCCTATTTTAATATCCGCCCCGCCGCACTAATTTCATATACCCGAACCGCCTTGCCCCGTTTTGTGTTTAGAAATTTTGGACCCACCATGTACCCTTCCCGATCCTGAATTACCCGCCCCAACCCGCTGTTCCTTTAGTTGTTTGCCTACCCCTAGGACCAACTGGTAGTTTCGTTACGGCAATCCACTTTTTAAGGCTGAATAGGTTTACATAGGCATTTCAGCCTTCTCTGATCACCACCTTGTGTTTCACTAATATTAAGAATCGAATTTGAATGTACCGTGTGGAATACGGAATTGAAAGAACCAAATATTAGATTGATACTATTTGCTCAcgttatatttaaaatatgctcataaacaaaaaataatatgtgGAAATCACTTATCTATTTCTAAATCAATTTCTGCTTCCATGTCGACCTTTACAAAAGTCTTAAGCATTGTAAATTACTTCTAGAAACATATCAAAGTATCAATTATTAAAGACTCCCACAAATTCAAAGTATTGACTTTTTTGTTTTAGGAAGACTTGAAGCATTCAAACATGTGGAGCAACATTTCATCTTTAAAACACGAGCATTGCTAACTCCTTACATAAAGTCTTGACCAAGACTAAAAAATTAGTGTAAACAACTTGAGTTTGCATCAACTTGGATTTATGTTTGGTTATCGAAGTTCGGACTGTGAAAAAGTACATGCTGAATTCAGTTTGATCGATTACGAAATAgttcaaatttaaaaattattatgctCAACTCGTAAAACTCGTAGTGAGGTTTGGCTTCTCCCTTCAGTTTGCAGGTTTATTTGTGATCATTTTCAGTTTTGTGGTGCAAATCTGATGTTGTAGATTCTTTATTAGTCACCTTTGGGCCTCTACTGTTTGAACCCTTGCGGAGGATTTGTCCTTGAGTTGAAACCGTTTCATGTTTTTTTACCTTTATGTACCATTTTATAATTTGCTACTGGGAAGAACATTTACTCATATTTTATTTGCATAAGTgacatctttttttttgtaatgcAATCTGTCTGTTTGgactttaatttataaattttctcTACCTTCTGaacccccccaaaaaaaagaaaaaaaatcgtaAAACTCATGAACAGTTTAAAATTACATAGAACATATTTATCGTTATGTACTTCTCAATATACTAAAACAATGACATgtattaaaaaggaaaaagcttacatatattattattttactgAATCTTAACGGCACAATAGCAGTAAACacgttatataaattattatccTACTCCTAACCAAATAAAGAGTGATGCTAGAGAGAccatttaaattgttttttgtaAACTATATGACGTATTtgttaataaataaattataacttaatgattaattatttaattattttatattaatgaCACGTTACGTAATTGAcaaatataaaatttgattcacgTAATCAAAAGTCACTACACAAAAGTAATACAAAAACACGTAACCAACCAGTAGAAACTTTATTAAACTCCAAAGTCCCCCTCCTCCTACTTTCACCCGTTGCCCTTTTCTGGTCTGGTCAACCTTCTCCTTTGTTTTTTATTCCCATCACGAGAAAATATAATGCAATCAGTTTCTAGTTGTCCCACACTCACATTTCCTCCCTCCCCACTCCGGGACCCACCACTCCCCATCCCCCACCCCCCAATACATATCTTCAAACCCATCTCAGCCGCCCGATCGAAATCGCACTTtgactctccctccctcccccttATATTTTCCCCACTCCCCCATCAGCACGCAACCTTCACCCAAAATCTCAAATACGGGAATGTCCTCTTGAGAGACCTCCCCAACCTCGCCGGCCGGAGATTCTTGAAACCCTTACAATGACGGTGGAGCTGATGAACTTCCCGAAGATGGAGGATCAGAAGGCCATCCAGGAAGCCGCATCGCAAGGATTGCAGAGCATGGAGCACCTGATCCGGTTCCTCTCCCACCAGCAGCAACACCCAAACAACCAATCGGCCCGCCTGGACTGTACGGACATCACCGATCACACCGTCTCCAAGTTCAAAAAGGTCATCTCCCTCCTCAATCGGACGGGCCATGCCCGGTTCCGACGCGGTCCGGCTCAACCGGTTCAGCCCGTCCACTTCTCTTCTTCTCATCCCTCACCTTCACAAACACTGAGCTTAGCTCCGGCTCTAAATCTTACTCCGACTCCCGCGCCGGTTCCGGTAACTGCTCCTGCGGTTGTTCAGCAGGCTACGATCGAGTCGAGTTTCGGCCAATCGCAGCCGCACAGCATGACGCTCGACTTCACGAGGCCTAATGCCTTCGCCTCGAACCCGAAGAGCGCGGAGATTGAATTCGCAAAGGATAACTTCAGCGTCTCGTCAGGCTCGTCGTTCATGTCGTCGGCGATCACCGGAGATGGCAGCGTTTCGAACGGGAAGCTGGGATCGTCGATCTTCTTGGCTCCCGCTCCGGCCGTGTCCGGCGCGAAGCCTCCTCTCTCAACGGCGCCGTTTAAGAAGAGGTGTCACGAGCACGACCACTCCGACGACACGTCGTGCAAGTTTTCCGCCTCAGGATCTGCTTCCGCTTCCGGCAAGTGCCATTGCTCCAAGAGAAGGTAAGCGTTATTCATTCTCCGCGCATTTTAGCTTAAGCTTCCTCTTCCCAGCGCTAAAATACGCAACTCGTATCCGAGGAAACGAGTTGCCTCCGACGATTCAACTCGGTTTTGCTTGGTGGACCCGATTGGTTACGGGTCAACGGGTTAGGTTGCTGGGCCATTAATGGTTGAAACTTTTAGCACCTTTTGACGTTGACACGATAAGATGCGTCTGGTGTATGCTAGAAATTCAACCTTGGAATAGtaaaaagttttgtttttctccGCGCGTGGGGAAAgacattttttattatttatttttgacggacgactaaaactaaaataaataactaattattgtttttattttctggTAATTCAGGAAAAATCGGGTGAAGAAAACGATTCGCGTGCCGGCGATTAGTTCAAAAATCGCCGATATTCCACCGGACGAGTACTCCTGGAGAAAGTACGGTCAGAAGCCGATCAAGGGCTCGCCTTACCCAAGGTACTGAATTTAAACATCAGCCGTTGATTTGTCATGAAATAAAAAGTGTGAGGGTGTATGATATGATCGGACGGTGAGAATTGAACCTGATGTTTGATGGTTTTTGTTTGTCAGGGGATATTACAAGTGCAGTACGGTGAGGGGGTGCCCGGCGAGGAAACACGTGGAGCGGGCTCCGGATGATCCGGCGATGCTGATCGTAACGTACGAAGGGGAGCACCGTCACGCGCCGGAGAGCGTGGGGTTGGTGTATGAGTCAACGTGACTGAAAGTGGGTAGAGAGGGGATTTGTCACAGCAGTTGAGAGGAAGGTGGTGGATCTGGAATGGAtgtaacttttgttttttttatatatatataaaaaaattgtgtaGTTTAATTAAATGGATAATGGGAAAAAATTGAGGGCGGAATCAATCTGTCCTAGcggtgtttaatttaattaattatacttATTTCCAAATGAtttagttatttttattttattgcgTTTGGTGggaatattatttattttatcttaatttatGATTAGTTTACGGGTAATGAAAGTCAAAAAAATAGATGCGTGATTAGGAAGGGAATCATGATGCCTTAATTGAATGGGGGACAGTTGGTGGAATATTAAGACTAAAGCTATGCGTATTAAAATTGTGTTAGAAGTCAAAAGCTCCCCTACCTTCCAATGAAATTATATAAATGTGTGGGTGGTAGCCACGAAGGCACTAAACTTTGGGATCATATTGAAGTATGATTTATTCCTTGATGTTCCACCGTTTGAAACCatcgttttcttttctttgattgAGTTAGGATACATTGACGACTACACTGTTGCGTAGTGTTATTAGTGTAAGTATAATAGATCGTTTTTTGTGCCTCTGACAACTTGACTGGTCAGTTTGATTTGAGCGATTTTATGTTAGTTGTTTAGAGTTGATCACAAAATTTTAGCATTTCAAGTCATACCTGGAAAAGTCATTAAACTCAGCTAGGAGGCAATGACTTTTCTTTGTGAAAAattgtttggtttggttcgaTTTCACAAACAGATTAATTTATCTTTGGGAAATATCAACCTAAACCATCTAATTGTTGtgattggttgattttttttttttttttgtgttttattcAATATTTGTCCACCCTGTCTATTTTCATTGATGATGGTTAAGCAAAAGTTGAGACTTGTTAATGAAGCTGGGCTATACTCATGCTGGAAAATGAGCTGGACCAGAGTGCTATACCAAATGGATGAAGATTACGTAACATCTTGGGCAAATGGACTCAATCTAAATTAACATGAAATGTATCTTCTCACAATAGTGCATAAGGAAAGTTTGTTAAAAGGTGCGAATAACTTTGAAAATTGCAAGTGGTGGGTTGCCCATGCCAAATAGGCATTCATCCTTGACCGGTCGACCCACTGCGTCTCAGATTTAAATATTCTCTCCCTCTATGTAGTGTACAttagataataataataacgcttgtagtgaaaaaaaaaaacttgaaaattagtgcgaaatgttgaaaaataaaatatgaaatagCGAGAGACGAGATAAAGTGGAGGAGAAATCAGAGTATTTAACTATTTATTCTTCTTCTCCTAATCTTTCTTCCCTTTCATTCAGAACTATAGATCACGTTCCTCGAAAGGAGGTGGTAGCGGTTTCCTAGTTTCGGCTCTGATCTATCGCCTCGGGAGGTTTTTGCTCTGCAATTTAGGTTTTGATGGTCGATGCTCGGCAGATGCTGGGGTAGACTAGTCTGCGAAGGTCTTTTGAGGGTGTTCTTCGGCTTCTCGGAGCTCGGGATCTGTGGCGAGAGCCCTACGGGCGTGAGGGGAGGTTTTTCTTGGGGATCCTGgtttttgtaggttttttcTTGGGGATCTCGGTTTTTTTTGCTAAGTGTTTTGTTCTGCCATGGTGGGGGATTGCGATAGAAGGGAGCTTGAGGATTTGGGCTCCTAAACTGAAATGGTCTGAGAATGAGCTAGAGGGGATCAACATTGACATGAAAGATGTCGAGGGAGCCTTACTAGGGTTTCAGTACACCCTGATCGCAGAAGTTCTCACTACCAAGGAAGTGAATGGCGAGACTTTTATCGATTGTTTCATGTCATTATGGCGGGGAAGAGAAGGAGTCTCCATTCGAGACATTGGGAAGCGCTGTTTCTTGGCACGGTTTGCAGGGCAACGCAACTTGTTCAGAGTGGTGGATGCGGACCAGCCTTGGACATTTAGGAATGATCTGGTCTTAGTGGCGGACCGATCGGAATCTGGTCTCAGCAGATGGACTTCGCTTTCTGTGGGTACATTTTGGGTTCAGATCCACAATGTTCCGCCGCTTAGCATGACCATGGCAGTTGCGGAATCCATTGGGGGCTTGATGGGCACAGTTCGAAAGATAGATTCTTTGGGGAGCCGTGACTGCATTGGGAGGTTCCTCCGTGCATAAATCAATTTCAATGTCCGTGAACCCCTTATGCGAGGGACATTTGTGAATTTCCCTGATGATGGAAAGGTATGGGTTGATTTCAAATATGAATCGCTGCCGAAATACTGCCTAATTTGTGGAATGTTGGGTCATGGTACGAGAGTTTGCAAAAGTACTCAGAGTGATACAGGGGGACAAGGTGCAGGTTCAGGGGGCATGGAAGATGCATATGCTTTCCGAGGGCTGGATATGGTGATCAACCTTCGGGGGAAACCTTTGGTCATGGGCTCACGTAGTAAAGGCTCTGTGGGATCCAATGGGGGGGATAGAAGCTCCGAAAGATGGAAGGAAGATCGGAGTGATGAGCAGGAGGGAGTGAGGAAGTCGGGGCGGCCCTTAATAGCATTAGGGACAGGGTTTCGTACACCATTCGGGGGTGGAATATCACTAAGTGAGGGAGTTAACCCGACTAATGAAGATGATGAAGTGATTAACACTGCTATCTCGCCGAGTAAGCCTCGATAATCGTCGAATAAACTGGAACAGGGGGACTCATCTCTTGCAATCAAAATCCAACGCCAAAGAAAAGAGGAAGATGATGAGAGAAAGGCTAGATAGATGGGTTTTGATGCAGGTTTAATTGGTCTGGAGGGAGTAGTTGCTGATGGTGTCGAGCATGTTGTGCTCAATGAACTATGTGAAAAGGAGGATGGGGATGTGGCAATTGGTGAGTTAAAGGAATGTAACAAAggctttgatttgaatgttatGATGCAAACCCCAGATGAGGCGGAACGGGATCACCCTACTAGGGTGGATAAACCAACTTTGTAGATGACAGGCAAAACTTTGTAGATGACAGGCAAAACTatgtggggggggggtaacAATACCATGAGTGACAACCCGTTTGATTTGGAACCTATTATTGAGGCGATGATGATTGAGCAAAAACGGAAAAAAATGCTCTTAGAATGAGGTGGAGTATGTTGGTCCACGGGAATGTCTAGAACTGGATAGCAATCGTCCATGGAA includes:
- the LOC126632891 gene encoding probable WRKY transcription factor 17 is translated as MTVELMNFPKMEDQKAIQEAASQGLQSMEHLIRFLSHQQQHPNNQSARLDCTDITDHTVSKFKKVISLLNRTGHARFRRGPAQPVQPVHFSSSHPSPSQTLSLAPALNLTPTPAPVPVTAPAVVQQATIESSFGQSQPHSMTLDFTRPNAFASNPKSAEIEFAKDNFSVSSGSSFMSSAITGDGSVSNGKLGSSIFLAPAPAVSGAKPPLSTAPFKKRCHEHDHSDDTSCKFSASGSASASGKCHCSKRRKNRVKKTIRVPAISSKIADIPPDEYSWRKYGQKPIKGSPYPRGYYKCSTVRGCPARKHVERAPDDPAMLIVTYEGEHRHAPESVGLVYEST